From a region of the Mercurialis annua linkage group LG1-X, ddMerAnnu1.2, whole genome shotgun sequence genome:
- the LOC126655642 gene encoding uncharacterized protein LOC126655642 codes for MESIPVMIQHKGNWIEANQYADFEVIGVMIPQNSTYLDLLYIIAQEIQVNLEKQNIEIKYQVKIQHPPLKISDDSSFRFYLEIKKKEIDFTMYPLCIVVISDTSQIQTLLPDASASISTAISETNRDQDTISIHDRYMSDTFDEIGQYTKLLAIDTIDCNDDQNQESISDPLQDIDLTVGKTFKDKATLQACLRLHAINNHYQQKTVKSCQKNIFVKCIDDTCQWYLKASINVHTKQFIIRKQDMNHTCPIETRFSNQKQASASHIAASIKMKYLNVKATYTPVDIRNDMQTLHGVKISYMMAWRSRELAFEMLRGKPCESYKSLPTFLYMLGTRNPGSSIDIQLRDDNTFLYVFTALKASITGWQYCKPVIVVDATFLKATFGGTLLVATAQDAAGKLFPLAFSAVDSENDDSWHYFFTKIKQAFGTREGICIVSDRHLSIESAIKRIYPEATHGVCMFHLLNNLKTNFKRNAKKLKEPFFAAARAHTEVEFDYHMKVLDSLDARVRPFLQQIKYERWSRVHSLKNRYKTMTSNLAESLNAAILHARELPITALFMHLHDLQQEYSYKHRKIAIDTVTTLSTIHEDILLQNYINSLKLQVKPSSDDIITVLENGKKYTVNMVERTCTCKKFDIDEIPCKHAIAFLADKKIEPYAYCSRYYTNAAMLATYSETVYPLEKEEEWIIPEHIKNMIVKPPQHRTRTGRPKKGRYQSKWENPKNDLNQGQCGKCGHAGHNRKTCRNKPKDT; via the exons ATGGAATCTATTCCAGTGATGATACAACACAAAGGCAATTGGATTGAAGCAAATCAATATGCAGATTTTGAAGTTATTGGTGTCATGATTCCTCAAAATTCTACATATTTGGATCTTCTATATATAATAGCACAAGAAATACAagtaaatttggaaaaacagaATATTGAGATAAAATATCAAGTAAAGATTCAGCATCCACCACTCAAAATCAGTGATGATTCAAGCTTCAGATTTTACTTAGAAATCAAGAAAAAGGAAATCGACTTCACTATGTATCCTCTCTGCATAGTAGTTATCAGTGATACTAGCCAGATACAGACACTTCTTCCAGATGCATCAGCAAGTATTTCAACAGCTATTTCGGAAACAAACAGAGACCAAGATACCATATCGATACACGATAGATACATGTCTGATACATTCGACGAAATAGGTCAGTATACAAAACTTCTTGCAATTGATACAATAGACTGTAACGATGATCAAAATCAAGAATCAATATCAGATCCACTACAAGATATAGATCTGACTGTTGGAAAAACTTTCAAAGATAAAGCTACTCTTCAAGCATGCTTACGACTTCATGCAATCAATAATCACTACCAACAAAAGACAGTTAAATCATGCCAAAAGAACATTTTTGTAAAATGTATCGATGATACATGTCAATGGTATCTGAAAGCGTCAATTAATGTGCACACAAAACAGTTCATCATTCGTAAACAAGACATGAACCACACATGCCCGATAGAGACCAGATTCAGCAATCAAAAACAAGCATCAGCATCACACATAGCGGCATCCATCAAAATGAAGTATCTCAATGTCAAAGCAACATACACACCAGTAGATATAAGGAATGATATGCAGACTTTACATGGAGTCAAGATCAGTTATATGATGGCTTGGAGATCAAGAGAATTGGCATTTGAAATGTTAAGAGGAAAGCCTTGTGAATCTTACAAATCGCTGCCTACTTTTTTATATATGCTTGGAACTAGAAACCCGGGATCTAGCATAGACATACAATTGAGAGATGACAACACATTTTTGTATGTATTTACAGCATTAAAAGCTTCAATTACAGGATGGCAGTATTGCAAACCAGTAATTGTAGTTGATGCTACATTCTTGAAGGCAACATTTGGTGGCACACTTCTTGTTGCAACAGCTCAAGATGCAGCTGGAAAGCTGTTTCCTCTAGCATTTTCTGCTGTGGATTCAGAAAATGATGACTCATGGCATTATTTCTTCACTAAAATAAAACAGGCCTTTGGAACAAGAGAAGGTATCTGCATTGTATCAGATAGACATCTTAGCATAGAGTCAGCTATTAAAAGGATTTATCCTGAAGCTACTCATGGCGTATGCATGTTTCACCTTCTCAATAACCTCAAGACAAATTTCAAGAGAAATGCCAAGAAACTTAAAGAACCTTTCTTTGCAGCAGCAAGAGCACACACCGAGGTTGAATTTGACTACCACATGAAAGTATTGGACAGCTTAGATGCTCGAGTAAGACCATTTCTTCAgcaaatcaaatatgaaaggtGGTCAAGGGTACATTCTCTCAAAAACAGGTATAAAACTATGACATCTAATTTAGCTGAATCATTAAACGCAGCAATATTACATGCAAGAGAACTGCCGATCACAGCCTTATTTATGCACCTACATGACCTCCAACAAGAGTACTCATACAAACACAGAAAAATTGCTATCGATACAGTCACAACACTTTCAACCATCCATGAAGATATACTTCTGCAAAATTACATTAATTCACTGAAACTACAG GTGAAACCATCTTCAGATGATATCATAACAGTTCTTGAGAATGGTAAAAAGTACACAGTCAACATGGTCGAGAGAACATGTACATGCAAAAAGTTTGATATCGATGAAATTCCTTGTAAACATGCCATAGCATTTCTAGCCGACAAGAAGATTGAACCTTATGCGTACTGCTCAAGATACTATACAAATGCAGCTATGTTAGCGACATATTCTGAAACTGTATATCCATTGGAGAAGGAAGAAGAATGGATTATTCCAGAACATATCAAGAACATGATTGTCAAACCACCCCAACATAGAACACGAACTGGAAGGCCTAAAAAGGGTAGGTACCAGTCAAAGTGGGAAAATCCGAAAAACGATCTGAATCAAGGGCAATGTGGAAAATGCGGACACGCTGGACATAATAGGAAGACATGCCGAAACAAGCCAAAAGATACCTAG
- the LOC126661432 gene encoding eukaryotic translation initiation factor 5B: protein MGRKKSNTAVGDENPPPQGGGGKSKKKQAVIDDDEYAIETVLSEELNDDIPLPVTGKKKGKKGNQKNSESKNDDDEGKEEADDDIQDVVFAGKKKSKGKKNGSKSVFSTSHFGLLGEGDDDGNEDDEETSELTGGKDSEAEDEPVVSFSGKKKSSKKNNKSTGGDFEQEVIDKSDGDDAPVIEFTGKKKSSKGGKKTGGAVFKVATFDGLDDNEEAKDEDEDDDAAITFSGKKKKSSKKGGSKFSAALLEEDGEEASVSVITSHDVPETEDGDGTAISFTGKKKSSKKKGKISDEVPEQPPGIPEANDASVSKNEEVVEASKNKKKKKNKSGRTAQEEDDLDKILAELGEGLPNGKSSASPPQVESNQVHLEQVLTENASGEKEGEEEKEESAAAKKRKKKKEKEKEKKAAAAAVSEGKEEKMEEVKAETNELKKNDTKGKAADKKLPKHVREMQEALARRKEMEERKAREEEEKRRKEEEEKLRLEELERQAEEAKRRKKEREKEKQLKKKLEGKLLTGKQKEEQRRLEAMRNQILANAGITISAADKEGAPTKRPKYQNKKSKPTGQHVNGDAAARLEENMEAKEEKQGQQDTKIEVESAELDKVVEEEPMTVEDNAEIATEENGMEEDEDDEEWDAKSWDDVNLNVKGAFDDEETDSESQKNERRNVALASRKTDPPPAAKSSVAAQKHAPSHPVVETTDKNRTKDAAAKKKTSPLDAIPKEGEENLRSPICCIMGHVDTGKTKLLDCIRGTNVQEGEAGGITQQIGATYFPAENIRERTKELKADAKLKVPGLLVIDTPGHESFTNLRSRGSGLCDIAILVVDLMHGLEPQTIESLNLLKLRNTEFIVALNKVDRLYGWKVCRNAPIVKAMKQQSKDVQNEFSRRLTEIITQFKEQGLNTELYYKNKDMGETFSIVPTSAISGEGIPDMLLLLVQWTQKTMVEKLTYSNEVQCTVLEVKVIEGHGTTIDVVLVNGVLHEGDQIVVCGFQGPIVTTIRALLTPHPMKELRVKGAYLHHKEIKAAQGIKISAQGLEHALAGTGLYVVGPEDHLEQVKEAAMEDVRSVMNRIEKSDEGVYVQASTLGSLEALLEFLKTPAVNIPVSGIGIGPVHKKDVMKASVMLEKKKEYATILAFDVKMAQETRELAEELGVKIFMADIIYHLFDQFKAYIDNLKEEKKKEAADEAVFPCILKIIPDCVFNKKDPIVLGVEVSEGILKVGTPICVPDKDFIDIGRVASVENNYKPVDYAKKGQKVAIKILNNSPEEQQKMYGRHFDHDDLLVSHISRSSIDILKTNYRDDLSTDEWRLVVKLKNIFKIQ, encoded by the exons ATGGGTCGAAAGAAGTCTAATACTGCGGTTGGTGATGAGAATCCGCCTCCTCAAGGTGGCGGTGGGAAGTCGAAGAAAAAGCAAGCTGTGATTGATGATGATGAGTACGCTATTGAGACGGTATTATCTGAGGAGTTGAATGATGACATTCCACTTCCGGTTACCGGTAAGAAGAAAGGCAAGAAAGGGAACCAAAAGAACTCGGAGTCTaaaaatgatgatgatgagggAAAGGAAGAGGCTGACGATGATATTCAGGATGTAGTGTTTGCTGGAAAGAAGAAGTCGAAAGGAAAGAAGAATGGGAGTAAAAGTGTGTTTTCGACATCTCATTTTGGGTTACTTGGTGAAGGAGATGATGATGGTAACGAGGATGATGAGGAGACGTCCGAGTTAACAGGCGGTAAAGATAGTGAGGCGGAAGATGAACCTGTTGTGAGCTTCAGTGGGAAAAAAAAGTCATCAAAGAAAAATAACAAGTCTACTGGTGGTGATTTTGAACAAGAAGTTATTGATAAATCTGACGGCGATGATGCGCCAGTTATTGAGTTTACTGGTAAAAAGAAGTCATCCAAGGGTGGGAAGAAGACTGGTGGTGCTGTGTTTAAAGTGGCTACTTTTGATGGGTTAGATGACAATGAAGAGGCGAAGGATGAGGATGAAGATGACGATGCTGCCATAACTTTTtcaggaaagaagaagaaatcgtCCAAGAAGGGTGGGAGTAAGTTCAGTGCAGCACTGCTTGAAGAGGATGGCGAAGAGGCTTCTGTTTCTGTTATAACCAGCCATGACGTACCCGAAACTGAGGACGGTGATGGGACAGCCATTTCATTTACAGGTAAAAAGAAATCGTCCAAAAAGAAGGGCAAAATCAGTGATGAGGTGCCAGAACAGCCGCCTGGAATTCCTGAAGCTAATGATGCATCAGTTAGTAAGAATGAAGAGGTAGTAGAAGCTTCaaagaacaagaagaaaaagaagaataagaGTGGAAGGACTGCTCAAGAAGAGGATGATTTGGATAAAATTCTAGCAGAGCTTGGTGAGGGGCTACCTAATGGGAAGTCCTCTGCTTCTCCTCCACAGGTTGAGAGCAATCAGGTCCATCTTGAACAAGTTCTAACAGAGAATGCTTCAGGTGAGAAGGAAGGTGAGGAAGAGAAAGAAGAGTCTGCTGCAGCAAAgaagaggaaaaagaaaaaagagaaggaaaaagagaagaaagctgctgctgctgctgtttCAGAGGGGAAGGAAGAGAAAATGGAAGAAGTGAAAGCGGAGACGAATGAACTGAAAAAGAATGATACAAAAGGTAAAGCTGCGGATAAAAAATTGCCCAAGCATGTCAGAGAGATGCAAGAGGCACTTGCTAGGCGAAAAGAGATGGAGGAGAGGAAGGCTAGAGAAGAAGAGGAGAAGAGAaggaaggaagaagaagaaaagcttAGGCTAGAAGAACTTGAGAGGCAAGCAGAAGAGGCTAAACGCCGGAAGAAGGAAAGGGAAAAAGAGAAACAGTTGAAGAAGAAACTAGAAGGCAAACTCTTAACAGGGAAGCAGAAGGAAGAACAACGGCGGTTAGAGGCTATGAGAAACCAAATACTTGCCAATGCTGGTATTACTATCTCGGCAGCTGACAAAGAAGGTGCACCAACAAAACGGCCGAAGTACcagaataaaaaatcaaaacctacTGGTCAACATGTAAATGGTGATGCCGCAGCTAGATTGGAGGAAAATATGGAAGCTAAAGAAGAAAAGCAAGGACAACAAGACACTAAGATTGAGGTAGAATCAGCGGAGCTAGACAAGGTTGTAGAAGAGGAACCTATGACTGTGGAAGATAATGCAGAAATTGCGACTGAGGAAAACGGGATGGAGGAAGATGAAGACGATGAGGAGTGGGACGCAAAGAGTTGGGATGATGTTAACCTTAATGTTAAAGGTGCATTTGATGACGAGGAGACTGATTCTGAGTCCCAAAAGAACGAGAGAAGAAATGTTGCTTTGGCTTCTCGCAAAACAG ACCCCCCTCCAGCTGCCAAGTCATCAGTTGCAGCCCAAAAACATGCTCCTTCACACCCTGTGGTTGAAACTACGGATAAAAACAGGACGAAAGATGCTGCTGCAAAAAAGAAAACATCACCTTTAGATGCCATTCCTAAAGAAGGTGAAGAAAATCTTCGTTCTCCAATATGCTGTATTATGGGTCACGTTGACACTGGTAAAACCAAACTGCTGGATTGTATCCGAGGCACGAATGTCCAGGAAGGTGAAGCTGGGGGTATCACACAGCAGATTGGTGCAACATACTTTCCTGCTGAGAACATAAGAGAGAGAACCAAGGAATTGAAAGCTGATGCAAAACTGAAAGTTCCCGGTCTATTGGTCATTGATACACCTGGCCATGAATCATTCACTAATTTGCGTTCAAGGGGCTCTGGTTTGTGTGACATCGCAATCTTGGTTGTGGACCTTATGCatggtttggagccacaaacaATAGAATCACTTAATCTCTTGAAATTAAGGAACACAGAATTTATTGTTGCATTGAATAAG GTGGACAGGCTCTATGGATGGAAAGTTTGTCGCAATGCGCCGATAGTGAAGGCAATGAAGCAACAGTCTAAAGATGTGCAAAATGAATTCAGTAGGAGGCTTACAGAG ATTATAACTCAGTTCAAGGAGCAAGGACTGAATACTGAGCTATACTATAAAAATAAGGACATGGGAGAAACATTCAGTATTGTTCCTACAAGTGCTATTAG TGGAGAAGGCATTCCTGATATGTTACTGTTGCTTGTTCAATGGACTCAGAAAACCATGGTCGAGAAACTCACATATAGCAATGAAGTGCAG TGTACGGTGTTGGAGGTTAAGGTTATTGAAGGCCATGGAACAACAATTGATGTCGTGTTAGTTAATGGGGTGCTTCATGAAGGAGATCAAATTGTTGTGTGCGGCTTTCAG GGGCCTATTGTTACCACTATTCGAGCTCTGCTGACACCTCACCCAATGAAGGAACTTCGGGTCAAG GGTGCGTATCTACACCACAAAGAAATCAAGGCTGCTCAGGGTATCAAGATCAGCGCACAG GGCCTTGAGCATGCTCTTGCTGGCACAGGTCTATATGTAGTGGGACCAGAAGATCATTTGGAACAAGTCAAGGAAGCAGCGATGGAAGATGTGAGATCGGTGATGAACCGGATTGAAAAGAGTGATGAGGGAGTCTATGTCCAAGCATCCACCTTAGGGTCATTGGAAGCATTGCTGGAGTTTTTGAAGACACCAGCGGTTAACATTCCTGTTAGTGGCATAGGCATAGGCCCAGTGCACAAGAAGGATGTTATGAAGGCCAGCGTAATGCTTGAGAAGAAAAAGGAGTATGCCACTATCTTGGCATTTGATGTTAAGATGGCACAAGAGACTCGGGAACTTGCAGAGGAACTTGGTGTTAAGATTTTCATGGCTGACATCATTTATCACTTATTTGATCAATTCAAGGCTTATATTGACAATCTGAAAGAGGAAAAGAAGAAGGAAGCTGCAGATGAAGCTGTGTTCCCTTGCATTCTTAAGATTATACCAGATTGCGTCTTTAACAAGAAAGATCCTATTGTCTTGGGAGTTGAAGTTTCCGAAGGCATACTTAAG GTAGGGACACCAATTTGTGTTCCTGACAAAGATTTTATTGACATTGGCCGGGTTGCTTCCGTTGAGAATAACTACAAGCCTGTTGATTATGCCAAGAAAGGCCAGAAGGTGGCAATTAAG ATTCTTAACAACAGTCCGGAGGAGCAGCAAAAAATGTACGGCAGGCATTTTGATCATGACGATCTTCTTGTCAGCCATATTTCGAGGAGCTCAATTGATATTCTTAAAACTAATTACCGG GACGATCTCTCAACGGATGAATGGAGGCTGGTTGTCAAACTGAAGAACATTTTTAAGATCCAGTAA
- the LOC126661443 gene encoding eukaryotic translation initiation factor 5B-like has translation MGRKKSNTAVGDENPHRSGGGKLKKKQGVIDDDEYAIDTALSEELNGDFLLTGKKRGEKGNEKNLECKVGDGEGKEGAMEEVVEALKKKKNKSVRTVQEEDDLDKILAELGEGLPNENSSVSPRQEESKQVHLEQVLTENASGEEEKEESAAAKKKKKKKEKEKEKKAAAVAPSEGKEEKKEEDKAETKGKAVDKKVPKHVREMQEALARRKEMEERKAREEEEKRRKEDEEKIRQEELERQAEEAKRRKKEREKEKHLKKKQEGKLLTGKQKEAQRRLEAMRNQIFANAGITTISAVDKEGAPTMRPKCQNKKSKPTAQLHAFGDATTRLGEIVEATEEVKGQEDIKIEVESAELDKVVEDNAEVATEETGTEDDEAYEEWDARSWDDVNLNVRGAFDDEETDSEFQKKEKRSAVLASRNPDPPPAAKSAVAAQILAPSQGVVETRDKNRTKYAAAKNKTSPLYDIPKEGEENLRSPICCIMGHVDAGKTKLLDCIRGTNVQKGEAGGITQQIGATYFPAENIREKTKELKADAKLKVPGLLVIDTPGHESFTNLRSRGSGLCDIAILVVDLMHGLEPQTIESLNLLKLRNTEFIVALNKVDRLYGWKVCRNAPIMKAMKQQSKDVQNEFSRRLTEIITQFKEQGLNTELYYKNKDMGETFSIVPTSAISGEGIPDMLLLLVQWTQKTMIEKLTYSNEVQCTVLEVKVIEGHGTTIDVVLVNGVLHEGDQIVVCGFQGPIVTTIRALLTPHPMKELRVKGAYLHHKEIKAAQGIKISAQGLEHALASTGLYVVGPNDHLEDVKEAAMEDVRSVMNRIEKSDEGVYVQASTLGSLEALLEFLKSPAVSIPVSGVGIGPVHKKDVMKASVMLEKKKEYATILGFDVKMSQETRELADELGVKIFMADIIYHLFGQFNTYIDNLKEEKKKKAAGEAVFPCILKILPAYINNKKDPIIIGVEVTEGILKVGTPICVPAKDFIDIGRVASIEINNKPVDYAKKGQHVSIKIINSPEQQQKMYGRHFNDENRLVSHISRRSIDVLETNYRDDLSTDEWRLVAKLKNMFKIQ, from the exons ATGGGTCGAAAGAAGTCTAATACTGCGGTTGGTGATGAGAATCCGCATCGAAGTGGCGGTGGGAAGTTGAAGAAAAAGCAAGGTGTGATTGATGATGATGAGTATGCAATTGATACGGCATTATCTGAGGAGTTGAATGGTGATTTTCTACTTACCGGTAAGAAGAGAGGCGAAAAAGGGAACGAAAAGAATTTggagtgtaaagttggtgatgGTGAGGGTAAGGAAGGCGCTATGGAAGAGGTAGTAGAAGctttaaagaagaagaagaataagagTGTAAGGACTGTGCAAGAAGAGGATGATTTGGATAAGATTCTCGCAGAGCTTGGTGAGGGGCTACCTAATGAGAATTCCTCTGTTTCTCCTCGACAAGAGGAGAGCAAGCAGGTGCATCTTGAACAAGTTCTAACTGAGAATGCCTCAGGTGAGGAAGAGAAAGAAGAGTCTGCTGCcgcaaagaagaagaagaagaaaaaagagaaggAAAAGGAGAAGAAAGCTGCTGCTGTCGCCCCTTCAGAGGGGAAGGAGgaaaaaaaggaagaagataAAGCGGAGACAAAAGGTAAAGCTGTGGATAAAAAAGTGCCCAAGCATGTGAGGGAGATGCAAGAGGCACTTGCTAGGCGAAAAGAGATGGAGGAGAGGAAGGCTAGGGAAGAAGAGGAGAAGAGAAGGAAGGAGGACGAAGAAAAGATTAGGCAAGAAGAGCTTGAGAGGCAAGCAGAAGAGGCTAAGCGTCGGAAGAAGGAAAGGGAaaaagagaaacatttgaaGAAGAAACAAGAAGGCAAACTCTTAACAGGGAAGCAGAAGGAGGCACAGCGGCGATTAGAGGCTATGAGAAACCAAATATTTGCTAATGCTGGTATTACTACTATCTCTGCAGTAGACAAAGAAGGTGCACCAACAATGAGGCCCAAGTGCCAGAATAAGAAATCAAAACCTACTGCTCAACTACATGCGTTTGGTGATGCGACAACTAGATTGGGGGAAATTGTGGAAGCTACGGAAGAGGTGAAAGGACAAGAAGACATTAAGATTGAGGTAGAATCAGCGGAACTAGACAAGGTGGTAGAAGATAATGCAGAAGTTGCGACTGAGGAGACTGGGACGGAGGACGATGAAGCTTATGAGGAGTGGGACGCAAGGAGCTGGGATGATGTTAACCTTAATGTTAGGGGTGCATTTGATGATGAGGAGACTGATTCCGAATTccaaaagaaagagaaaagaagTGCTGTTTTGGCTTCTCGCAATCCAG ACCCTCCTCCAGCTGCCAAGTCTGCAGTTGCAGCCCAAATACTTGCTCCCTCACAGGGTGTGGTTGAAACTAGGGACAAAAACAGAACAAAATATGCTGctgcaaaaaataaaacatcacCTTTATATGACATTCCTAAAGAAGGTGAAGAAAATCTTCGTTCTCCAATATGTTGTATTATGGGCCATGTTGATGCTGGTAAAACCAAACTGCTGGATTGTATCCGAGGCACGAATGTCCAGAAAGGTGAAGCTGGGGGGATAACACAGCAGATTGGTGCAACATACTTTCCTGCTGAGAACATAAGAGAGAAAACCAAGGAATTGAAAGCTGATGCAAAACTAAAGGTTCCCGGTCTATTGGTCATTGATACACCTGGCCATGAATCATTCACTAATTTACGTTCAAGGGGCTCTGGTTTGTGTGACATCGCAATCTTGGTTGTGGACCTTATGCatggtttggagccacaaacaATAGAATCACTTAATCTCTTGAAATTAAGGAACACAGAATTTATTGTTGCATTGAATAAG GTGGACAGGCTCTATGGATGGAAAGTTTGTCGCAATGCACCGATAATGAAGGCAATGAAGCAACAGTCTAAAGATGTGCAAAATGAATTCAGTAGGAGGCTTACAGAG ATTATAACTCAGTTCAAGGAGCAAGGACTGAATACTGAGCTGTACTATAAAAATAAGGATATGGGAGAAACGTTCAGTATTGTTCCTACTAGTGCTATTAG CGGAGAAGGCATTCCTGATATGTTACTGTTGCTTGTTCAATGGACTCAGAAAACCATGATCGAGAAACTTACATATAGCAATGAAGTACAG TGTACAGTGTTGGAGGTTAAGGTTATTGAAGGCCATGGAACAACAATTGATGTTGTGTTAGTTAATGGGGTGCTTCATGAAGGAGATCAAATTGTTGTCTGCGGCTTTCAG GGACCTATTGTTACCACTATTCGAGCTCTGCTGACACCTCACCCAATGAAGGAACTTCGGGTCAAG GGTGCCTATCTGCATCACAAAGAAATCAAGGCTGCACAGGGTATCAAGATCAGTGCACAG GGCCTTGAGCATGCTCTTGCTAGCACGGGTCTATATGTAGTGGGACCAAATGATCATCTGGAAGACGTCAAGGAAGCAGCAATGGAAGATGTGAGATCGGTGATGAACCGTATTGAAAAGAGTGATGAGGGAGTCTATGTCCAAGCATCCACCTTGGGGTCATTGGAAGCATTGCTGGAATTTTTGAAGTCACCAGCGGTGAGCATTCCTGTTAGTGGCGTAGGCATAGGCCCAGTGCACAAGAAGGATGTTATGAAGGCCAGTGTAATGCTTGAGAAGAAAAAGGAGTATGCCACTATCTTGGGATTTGATGTTAAAATGTCACAAGAGACTCGGGAACTTGCAGATGAGCTTGGTGTGAAAATTTTCATGGCTGACATCATTTATCACTTATTTGGTCAATTCAATACTTATATTGACAATCTGAAGgaggaaaagaagaagaaagctgCTGGTGAAGCAGTGTTCCCTTGCATACTTAAGATTTTACCTGCTTACATAAATAACAAGAAAGATCCTATTATCATAGGAGTTGAAGTTACTGAAGGCATACTTAAG GTCGGGACACCAATTTGTGTTCCTGCCAAAGATTTTATTGACATTGGCCGAGTTGCTTCCATTGAGATTAACAATAAGCCTGTCGATTATGCCAAGAAAGGCCAGCATGTGTCAATTAAG ATTATTAACAGTCCTGAGCAGCAGCAAAAAATGTACGGAAGGCATTTTAATGATGAAAATCGTCTTGTCAGCCATATTTCGAGGAGGTCAATTGATGTTCTTGAGACTAATTACCGG